In Salvia miltiorrhiza cultivar Shanhuang (shh) chromosome 4, IMPLAD_Smil_shh, whole genome shotgun sequence, the DNA window TGGCCTAGTCCGCCCAAACCCACAACTCCGATGTGCATGCCGGGTTTGTCTAATCCAAAGTATCTCATGGGGCTGTAGGTGGTGATGCCTGCACATAGAAGAGGAGCAGCAGAATCCAAGGGCATGTTGTCGGGGATACGCACGATGAAATGCTCTTCAGCAACCATGATATCAGAGTAACCACCATATGTGATGCTTCCATCATGGTAATTGGCACTGTAAGTGGGGATGATCTTGGGGCAGTAATTCTCAAGATCCTCTTTGCAGCTCTCACATGATCCACATGAGCCCACCATGCATCCCACACCAACTTTGTCTCCAACTTTCACCTTCTTCACCTTCTTTCCCACCTCTGTTACCACTCCCACAATCTCATGCCTGCATTAGCATTGCAGATCATCAATTATAGTAAATAATTTTGTTGGTTTGTAAAATGATAAACAAGTAGAAAGCAGAAAGTAACGCACCCTGGAACCAGAGGATACTGAGAGATGCCCCATTCGTTCTTGAGGTAATGAAGATCCGAGTGGCAGATCCCACAATACAACACTTTCAGCTGCACGTCTTCATCACCAGTAGCCCTGCATGCACATATACATTTTAGTATTTCTTTTATAGCTTCAATACACTAAACCAAAAGCTTTGAATGCAAACAAACGATTACAAGAATAAGTTCTTTTATAGCATTATATACAATAATGAGAGTGGAAACCTTCTTGAAAATTTGAATGGGGAGAGATGACCAGATGTGTCAGTGGCAGCCAATCCGTAGGCCTTAACAGGGTGCTCTGTTTCCGGTGATTTCGCCATTTaacaaaatgtatatattatttgGTAATTAGAAATATGTAAGCAAGCAATATAGAAAATGGAGAGAATGCAAATGAAAG includes these proteins:
- the LOC131021877 gene encoding 8-hydroxygeraniol dehydrogenase-like, with translation MAKSPETEHPVKAYGLAATDTSGHLSPFKFSRRATGDEDVQLKVLYCGICHSDLHYLKNEWGISQYPLVPGHEIVGVVTEVGKKVKKVKVGDKVGVGCMVGSCGSCESCKEDLENYCPKIIPTYSANYHDGSITYGGYSDIMVAEEHFIVRIPDNMPLDSAAPLLCAGITTYSPMRYFGLDKPGMHIGVVGLGGLGHVAVKFAKAFGSKVTVISTSPNKKDEALSNLGADSFLISKDADEMQAAMGTMDGIIDTVSAYHPLMPLIGLLKAHGKLVMLGAPDKPLELPVFPLLAGRKMISGSGIGGMKETQEMIDFAAKHNIKADIELISADYVNTALERLAKADVKYRFVIDVANTLQQS